The DNA window GCGTCAGCGCATCGAATGACTTTGGACTCCGCGACCGTTCGCCAAGCTCGCTTGGAGTTGAAAGCGATCCTCACACCAACCCAGGGCGGCGCATTCGATGTAATTCGATTCGGCGCCTTCCTAGGGCTGTTGTATGACCTGGGCGATGTAGAAGAGTTGGTAGATATCGCAAGCTACGAGCATATTTTTGAACTTGGCTATGATGTTCAAGTAACCAAGATGCTCGAAGAGATCGCTAGCTCGAGTACGACAAGTCCCCGTGATCGCTTCTGGGCACTGGACACCCTAACCTTTTGGGATTTACAGATAGGCAACCTCCAATCGGTTGAAGCAAGACTTGTACGGTTGGGAGCTTTGTTGCAGTTATTTGACGCAGGAACAAGAGAGCAAACAAATGTCTTGATGAAACAAATGGCTCTGAGCGGTGAAAAAGGACATGTTGCGGAAATACGGCAACGATTTGCTCAGGCTAGCGCCATCATTCAGCATGAACCGAGCTTTCTTCGCGCGCTTCGTTATAACTTTGCGCGTGCCTTGTATAAGGCTCGTGTGTACGAAGAAGCTGACGCTGAGGGGTTCAGACTCATCCTTGAGTATTACGATGTACTTGGACTCACTCCTGAGGATGTGATTGCCAAGAACGTGCCCGAGATCAAAAGCAAACTAGTCGAAACCCGCACTCTGCAAGACGATTTGAAGCGTCTCGCTGATACTCTGGACCTTCACGCGAAAATAAAAACCGCGCTGGGGCAGCGATCCGTGTTGTCGCGCATTCATTCAATGAAGTTCTATGACTTGGCGGGGGCTCCGACATCGGTGGTACGAGTTGGACAGGATGTTGTAGATGAACTTCTAGAAGTCTGGACAGATCCACTGCAAGCTAAAGACTTCATAGAACGAACACTGTTGCCAACCATGCAGCATTTTCAGCTCTTGGGCTACACAGTTCGCGTGCGATCACAGTATGCAGTAATCCTTGCTTATTGTGGAGATATCGATCGCGCAAGAAAGGAAATCGGACAACTAGAGCCCTATAAACAAGCACTGCCTGCGCTGGAACGTCGCGAGCTGGAGAACCAACGGCAGCTGATTGAAAAGATAGCGCGAGGTGAGGTACAATTCAGAGCCGAGTTGCCCTTAGCGACTAGCGCCCCGTCCTCAGCAACCCAGATGCCAAGTTCGAGTAAAATCGGGAGAAACGATCCGTGTCCCTGTGGTTCGGGGAAAAAATATAAGCGGTGCCACGGCATGAATAGGACGTAATGATCTTCGCACTAGAGTGGGTCGAGAGATGAAGTTTGTGTCCGCGCAAGTGTTGAATCTCTTGGACCTTGGCTAATGAATTGCAGAGGAAGTTCCGATCTAGCGCGTATATGTGTTAGCACTAACGTAACGCCTCAACAACTGTATTTGTCTCCAGTTCTGCGGCTATGACCGAACGCAGTCAGGAAATGCATCGCAGCCTGACAGTTGCTCTATTCCGAGAGGATTCGACTAGCGCAGGTTGCCCAGCGGGGCGGTTGCTGCTAGACTCTTGCAAAATGTTCGGTCACAAAGTATTTATCTGGCCAACGTAACAGCCGTAATTTGGGATATATCTTCCGCCCACTTATGGCGCAGTGCGAAAGTTACATTGTGTACATCCGTGCCCATGCGGCTGGTACGGCGACCCGTCTGGGCGCTACGCCTGCGCGCCATCCACCATCACGCGCTACCAGAACCGCATCAGCGGGCCCGTGCTCGACCGCATCGACATCCACGTGAACGTGCCGCGCGTCGAGTACGAGAAGCTGTCGGCCGTGCGGCTCGGCGAGCCGTCGGCAGCCATCCGCGCGCGCGTCGAGACGGCGCGTGGCATCCAGCAGCGCCGCTTCGCCGGCACGCGCCTGACGTGCAACGCTGATATGGGCCCGGCCGAGGTGCGGCAATCCTGTGAGTTGGATGAGCCGGGCCGCGCGCTGCTGCAGACGGCCGCCCAGCGTATGCAGCTCAGCGCCCGCACCTGACCACCGCATCCGAGGAGGAGCCATGGGGAACGCCGATAACTACGTGCAGGCCCGCGACTTCCTGATCGCGCATCGCGAAGACTATGCGACCGCCTACCGGGAGTTCCGCTGGCCGCGCATGGAGCAGTTCAACTGGGCGCTCGACTTCTTCGACGCCCAGGCACACAACAACGCCGCGCCGGCCCTGTGGGTCGTGAGCGAGAGCGGCGAGGAGGTCAAGCGCAGTTTCGCCGAGATGAGCATGCGCTCCAACCAGGTCGCTAGCTTCCTGCGCGCGCAAGGCGTCAAGCGCGGCGACCGCGTGCTGATCATGCTCGGCAACGTCGTGCCGATGTGGGAAGTGACGCTCGCGGCGATCAAGCTCGGCGCAGTCATCAGCCCGGCGACGACTCTGCTGACGCCGGCCGACCTGCAGGACCGCATCACGCGCGGCGGAATCAGCCATGCCATCGCCGACCCGAGCGGCGTGGACAAACTTGCTCCGTTTAGCTCGCTCGTCTCGCGCGTGCTCGTCGGCGGCGTTGCGCCCGGCTGGGCGTCGTATGCCGACGCCGACCGCGCGCCCGCCGAGTTCACGCCCGACGGCCCGACGCGCGCCAGCGACCCGTTCCTGCTCTACTTCACCTCCGGCACGACGGCGAAGCCGAAGATCGTGCTCCACACGCACGAGACGTACCCGGTCGGCCACCTCTCGACGATGTACTGGATCGGCCTGCGCCCAGGCGATGTGCACTTCAACATCAGCTCGCCCGGCTGGGCGAAGCACGCATGGAGCAGCATCTTCGCACCGTGGATCGCCGGCGCGTGCATCTTCGTGCATAACTATGCGCGCTTCGATGCGAAGAAGGTGCTGAACGCGCTCGTGCAGTACGGCGTGACGACGCTGTGCGCGCCGCCGACCGTCTGGCGCATGCTCATTCTGGAAGACCTGACGACCTACCCGGTCAGATTACGCGAACTGATCAGCGCGGGCGAGCCGCTCAATCCGGAAGTGATCGAGAAGGTGCGCGCCGCGTGGGGCATCACCATCCGCGATGGCTACGGCCAGACCGAGACGACTGCCCAGATTGGCAACACGCCCGGCCAGCCCGTCAAGCTCGGCTCGATGGGACGGCCGCTGCCCGGCTATCGCGTGGCGCTGCTCGACGCGGAGGGCCGCGAGGGCGACGACGGCGAGATCTCGCTACGCCTGAACCCGCCGCCGCTCGGCCTGATGGCTGCGTACGCCGACAGCGTCGAGCGCAGCGCGGCGGTGCTCGGCGGCGACTTCTATCGCACATCCGACACCGCGTCGCGCGACGCGGACGGCTACTTCTGGTATATCGGCCGCTCCGACGACGTATTCAAGAGCTCCGATTATCGCATCAGCCCGTTCGAACTGGAAAGCGTGCTGATCGAGCACGACGCCGTTGCCGAAGCTGCGGTCGTGCCAAGCCCGGATCCGCTGCGCCTGTCGGTGCCCAAGGCGTATGTGATGCTCAAGCCGGGCGTGCCGCCCACGCGCGAGACCGCGCTGGCGATCCTGCAATTTACGCGCTCGCGGCTCGCGCCGTACAAGCGCATCCGCCGCATCGAGTTTTACGACCTGCCCAAGACCATCTCCGGCAAGATTCGCCGCGTGCAGCTGCGCGGTGTCGAGATTGAGCGCAATGCGGCCGGCACGCGTGGCGAGCGCGAGTTCCGCGCAGAGGACTTCCCGGAATTGCGTTAACAGAATCGCGGACGGCTCTGTGCCCTCGGGATGGAGTAATGTATGCGTGGCGATGGCAGCGACAATGGCGGCGTGGTCTGGCATGTGATCCGCGCGCTTCGCCGGGCACGGTTTCCCATTTTAACGATTGCCCTGACCTATTTCTTGTCCGTGGTCCTCGGCATCGTGATGGTGCACACAGGCAATACGTTCGCCGTGACCTACCGCGACAATATTGTCTCGAACGCACAGTCCAGTTCGATTACGGTCGCGCTTCGCCAAGACGAGCGCTTACTGGCCGCTTTGCTTGATTCTGCGGGCAATCTATTTGCGGCCATCGCCAATACCATCGGCGGGTTAGCGGTGGTTGTGGCTTATCCGGTTGTCGCATATCGCGGCTGGATTGGGGGAATTGTCTCGATCGATGGCCACCACGTAAGCCGATTCACCGATCTTCGCGAGGCGGCGTATTACCTTATCACGCTGGTGTTGCAGCTGATACCGTCTTCACTGACTGGCGGCGCAGGCGTCAATATGGGGCTTGCGTATCTCCGCCCAAAGCCGCCCTATCAAGGGCCCAAATGGTTGGGCATACCCCGCGAGGCAATCCTTGATGTGCTCAGAGTCTATTTGGTGGCAGTGCCCTTGTTCCTGATCGCATCGCTGTGGGAGTTCTTCGCACGTTGAGAGTCCGGGCAACAAGCGACAGCGGTCCATGCCGCCGATCGGTCGGGTGGCATGAGTAGCCAACGGCATCGACGGGTACTCGTTCTGCTGTCGATGGTGGTCTCGCTGGTCTTCGCCGCCGGGCTGACCGCTGGCGGGCACGCACTCGGCGCGCCCGCCGTGCCCGACCTGGTCGTGTACGACGACGTACTGGCATCCGGCTGGCAGGACTGGTCGTGGTCTACCACAGACAACCTCGCCAACGCATCGCCCGCACTGGGTGGCACGGGGCATTCCATCGCTGTGACGATCACGGCGGCGTGGGGCGGCTTCTCGCTGCGCGCGCCCACGCCGATCGCGACCGGCGGATACTCGGCGATTCGCTTCTGGGCCTATGGCGCGCCGGGCGGCAGCGCGCTTACGGCGTACATCCAATCAAGCGACGGCGGCGCGGCCAGTCCGGGCCTGGACTTCAGCGCGCCGGCCGGCGTCTGGATGCCGTTCACCGTCACCCTCGCCACACTCGGCAATCCCTCATTCATACAGCGTGTCGACATTCAGGACCGCACGGGTAGCGCCCAGCCCGTGTTTTCCCTCGATGATATCCGCCTGCTCGGCGTGCCGTCCGTCGCTACGGCGACGATCGAGATTGACGGGGCGGCGGCAGGCGCGCCGCTCAACCCGCATCTGATCGGTTCCAACCTGCCGGCGTGGCTCGGTCCCGGCACGCTGGCCGATCCGGTCTTCCAGACGCGCACGGCCGCCGCCGGCATCAACATGCTTCGCATTCCGGGCGGCAGTTGGAGCGACGACTACGGCTGACTGAGTTGCGAGCAGGGCATCACGGTGGCCGGCGCGCTGCCTTGTCCCGGTCTGGGCTGGGCGGCGCGCCCAAGCGATTTCATCGGCGCCGTGCGCGCTATGCACGCCGAGGCGCTCTGGATCGTCAACGTCAACAGCACGTCGCAAGAGGCGGCAGCGGCGGTGGCGTTCTTCAATGCGCGCATCACAGACACAACGCCCATTACGGTCGATCTGCACGGCACCGACTGGTACACCGCCGGGCACTGGGCTGCCCTGCGCGCTGCACACGGTTATCCGGAGCCACTCAGCATCCGCTACTGGGAGTTCGGCAACGAGGTGTATGGCGGCAAACCCGGCACCGGCGCAAATGGCTGCCAGACGTGGGGATGGGAAACCTCATGGACGTGCGACGGCGGCGAGTACATCAACGGTATCGGCGCGGGGGCGGCGCGGCACGAGGGCTACCTGGAGTTCCGCGCGGCGATGCGCGCCGTCGACCCGACGGTGCAACTCGGCGTGGCGGGCACGACCGATCCGGCAACGTACAACAACTGGGGCGCCAAAGTTATCGCAGCGGCGGGCAGCGTCATGGACTTCTACGTCGTCCACCCGTACGCCTACGACACGCCGCCCGCCAACAACGCCTCGGGCTGGGCGCAGGTGCTGGGCAAGCCGCAGACACACTGGAGCGGTATCCGCGCTGCGCTCCAGCCGGCCTTCAGTCTGTACGCAGGCGGCCGCGCCGCGCCGCTCGCCGCGACCGAGTACAACATCGTCTCTGCGGCGCCGTACGATACGGAGCAGATGATGCTGCGCGCCGGCAATGCGCTCTACACCGCCGACTCGATCGGACAGATGGCGCAGAGCGACTACGACTTCGGCCTGCAGTGGGACCTCGCGAACGGCACGGAAAGCAACGGCACCGATTACGGCCTGCTGCGCATGGACGGCGGCACCACGCGCACGCCGGCATACTATGCGTTCGCGCTGTGGTCGCGCTTCGGCGACACGCTGCTGCCGGTCGCATCGAGCGCTAACGCTGCGACGGACCTGAGTGTGTACGCGGGGCGCGTCAACTCGACTACCGTCACGCTGCTGGTGATCAACAAAACAAGCACGCCGCTGACGGCGACCATCACCATCAGCGGCGTACGTTCTTTGCTCGGCGGCACGGCCAGCGCCGTAACGGGCGCGGGACCGGGCGCTCTGGCCGTTGCGTACAACGGGGTCAGCAACCCGGCCAGCGATCTCTCCGACGCGCCGCCAACGCCGTTTGCGACCGGCGCGGGTCCGACGTTCACTTACCTCTTCGCGCCAACCTCTGTCACGCTGCTGACCATCCGCACCGGCACACTCGACCGGCGGCTCTATCTTCCCACGATCCGGCGATAGTGGCGGCAGCCGCGACCGCTTGGCTCGGAAACTCGCGGCAGCAGCGGCCCCGCCTCGATTCGAGGCTACTCGCGGCTCAATGAGCCAAAGCGGCGGCGCGTTAGCTGCGTGATCGCCTCGGCCAGGTGCTCGTCGGCGATGGCGTACGCGCCCGCCGCGACACGCAGCTTGTGCGCCTCGTGCAACACGTCGGCGTGTGTGTGGCCTTCCGGCGGGTCGAACTTGTAGCAGGCCAGTTCCAGCAACTGCCCGTTCGGGTCGCGGAAGTAGATCGAGTCCATGAAGCCGCGATCAACCGGCCCCGTATTCTTGATGCCCCGCTCGGCCAGCCGCGCGACGACCTGCGTATACGTGACGCGCGAGACGATGAATGCCAGGTGATGCAGGTTGCCGATCCCTTCCGGGTTCGGCGTCGGATCGTTGACGCGCGCCGGCCGCACAAAGAAGGTCAGCAGCCGCCCGTCGCCAGGATCGAAGTAGAGGTGCTCCTCCTCCGCTACGTCTAGATTCGGCTGCGTGAAAACGAGCGGCATGCCGAGCACGCCCTCGTAGAAGCCGATGATCGCCTGGCGGTTCGAGCCGACCATGGTGATGTGGTGCACACCCTGCGTTTGGATGATGCTCATCGGGATATGCCCCTTCCTCTCAAGCAAGTAGATATTAAGCGCGACACGATTATGACTCTACCGCAGTATCGCCGGCAGGTACAGCCGTGGCGCCAGGCTGGAATCCGCCGCTTGCCGCTCGACGGCGCCGATGTCATAACCGACTATCGTATCGCCATCGCCATCAACCGGACGCGGCTTGCCGCGCTGATCGATCGCAGGCGCATTACTACCCACCACGCCGTCGATCGCCGGGCTGCCGACCTTGGGCATGTGAGCCAGCGTTGAACCGCTATAGTTGCCCAGCGCTGTGAGCAACGGGTCCAGCCCGTTGGGGTTCAGGCCCTTCACTGTGCCCGCCAGCGCGCAGGTAAGGTCGCTGGAGATGCTGTAGATTGACGTGTTAATAGCGCCATTGCAATTGCCGCCGGTGGGGCTGTAGGTCACGATGGTGTTGGTCAGCGACGTCGTGTAGCCGCTTACGGTGAAGAGCGCGCCGCCGCTTGCGGCGGAATTGTTGCTCAAGGTCGCGTTCCACAACTGTACGTTAGATTGATTGTATACGCCGCCTCCTTGTTGCAGCGCCGAATTGCCGCTCAGCGTGGTGTTGATCAGGGTCGTCGGCAAATACACGGCGGACGAGTTTGATATGTAGATTCCACCCCCTTGCTGCAGCGCCGAGTTGCCGCTGAGGGTGGAGTTATTCGCGGTCAGAGCCCCGAACATCTCGGTGATGAAGATGCCGCCACCCCTGGTGGCGGAGTTGCCACTGACCGTGGACTCATGCAGCTGGGCGCTACCGTCGAAGTCATAAATGCCGCCCCCGTCGCCGCTCGCCGAGTTGCCGCTAACGATGGAATAACTCAGCACCGCCCCCGCCTCGATGGAGGCGAGGTAGATACCGCCGCCGTTACCGCTCGCCGAGTTGGCGCTGAGCGTGGAGTAATTCAGCGTCGGCCCCCCCGCGAACACGTAGATGCCGCCGCCGCTTGTGGCGGTATTGCCGCCCAGCGTGGATCCATTCAGCGTCGCCGCGCTTCTGTAGAAAAAAATGCCGCCCCCATTGATCGCCGAGTTGGCGCTGAGGGTGGAGTTGCTTAGCGTCAAGATGCCATACTCATTGATGTAAATGGCGCCGCCCTCGGTCGCTGAGTTCCCGCTGAATGTGGAGTTATTCACGGCGATGGGCGTGCCCAGGCCATAGTTGTAAATGCCGCCGCCAATATTTGCCGCGTTGCCGCTGAATGTGGAATTATTCAGCGTCGCCGTTCCCCCGTGATTCTCCAGGCCGCCGCCGATATTTGCCGCGTTGCCGCTAAGTGTGACGCTGGTCAGCGTCAGCGCGCCCTGGCTGTAGATACCGCCGCCATCAGCAGCACTCGCAACGTTGGATATGAATAGGCTGTTGCTGATGGTCACCGTCGCGGTGCTGCTCGCGGCCAGGCCCCCACCATTGCCGACGCTCGCACTGTTGCTATATATCTGACTGTTGCTGATGACAACGGTTCCGCCCACGTCCAGCCCGCCGCCGCTATGGCTCGTCGCGCGATTGTAGCGCACGGTCGTGTTGATCAGCGTGAGTGCGCCGATGCTGTCGATGCCGCCCCCGTAATCCGACTGGTTGTTCTCGATCAGGCTGTTCAGCACGATCGTCGTGCCGGTGATGCTCTCGATCGCTCCCGCCGCGAAGGTGCTCTGACTATTGCGGATGGTCACGTGGTCCAGCATCAGCAGGTTGCCCTGATTGAGAACGGCGCCACCCTGAGTCGGCAGGTTCCCCCCGGCTGCCGCATAGCCGTCGATGAGCGTGATGTTCGTCAGCGTCAGTGCGGCATTGGTTTGCACGTTAAACAGGCGGTTGGCATGCGCCCCGGTCAGGGTCACCAGGTTGCCGCCGTCAATTGTGTAGAAGGTGCCGGGGATGGCGTTGTACCCGCCCGCCTGCGTGACGGTGATGACAACGGGTGCTGGACCGCAACTGAATGTAATCAGCCCGCTGCCATTGTTCATGGCATTGGCGAGGCCGGTTCCGGTGCAATTGGTTACCACGCCCGCGGCACGGACGGGCTGATAATGCAATGCGGCCACCACGAAAAGCAAAGCCGAAAGAAGGGTAAGCCGGCGAATGGTGCGGCGCATAGATGGCCCCCTCCCCAGAGGTCCACTACATAGTCAATTCGTTGCGTGCGACGAACAGGAATAGGCGCTATGATACCGCACTATTGAAAAACAGGAGTAAGCACAGGTCGATCCGAGTACGCCCGGCGGAACGCCGGACACGGACTGCACGAATCAGCGCGGACAGCTAGCTGACCGGCCGGCGGCCGATCTCGCTCGTCCAGCGGATCGCCTGCACGTAACTCTGGCGGAGCACGTCCGGCTCGATCTTCGCCTGCACCAGCCGGTCCCAGTCGCCGCGCTCATACGCCAGCGTGAGTTGCAGCACCTCGCCAAGGTTGCCTTCATGGCGCAACAGGCCGGCGACCACCTCATCGGACAGCGGCAGTTGGTCGAGCGCCTCCGCCATGTTAATGTCCAGCAGCGCGTCGAGCACCGAAAAGAGGCCGACGAGGAAGAACGGCTCGGTGCGCGGCTGGTGCAACGTGAGCGCAATCAACTCGCAGAGTTTCGCGCGCGACATGGCGAGATTGGTCAACTCGTGGGGTTTGTTCTCGATCGAGCTCATCAGCAGCAGCGTGAGCCAGCCGCGCAACTGGTTCATGCCGAGCAAGCCGATCGCCCCTTCGATGGAGGTGATGCGCTGCACGAAGCCGTAGAACGCCGAGTTGACTAGTTTAAGCAGCTTGTAGCTCAGCGACACATCCTGCGATACGATCTGGGCGAGCGTGCGGAAGTCCGCGCGCGGATCGAGGATGCGTACCAGCGTTTGCAGGATGACCACGCGCGCCGCATCGACGCGCCGGCCCTTGAGGATGACCGGCTTGCAGAGAAAGTAGCCCTGGAAGTAGTCGAAGCCAAGCGCGGTGCAGAACTCAAGCTCCTCGTGCGTCTCGACTTTCTCGGCGAGCAACTTGCACCGGCTGCGACGTGCGCGCACGTCCTCGACCAACGCAGGCAACTGCCGGCGCTCGACGCCCATGATATCGATCTTCACCACATCAGCGATCGAGAGCAGCGGCGCGGCCTGCTCGATGTCAATCACGTCGTCGAGCGCAATCTGATAGCCCTGCCCCGCCAGCGCAATCAGATTCTCGTAAAGCACCAGGTCCCTCGCCGTGTCTTCCATGACCTCGAGTGTCACAAAGGCCGGCGGCATCGGGATGGGGTAGGTTCCATTGAAGAAGTTGCGCGTGATATTGACATATGCTTTCTTGCCGCCGACGAGCGTGTCGAGACCCAGTTCGGCAAACGCATTCAGCAGTACGCGCGCCGTCGCCTGGTCGCCATCGACGACCCCGGCCCTGGCGGCTTCGGCGGAGCGATACAGCAACTCGTACGCAACCACCTCGAGGCGGCGATTGAAAATCGGCTGGCGTCCAATGAATAGCTCAAGCATTTCGAATCCGTGATGACGAGCCTATTCGAGCGTGGTGCGCATGCGATGGGAGGCCCCCGATGAATTATACTCCCTGAACAGCGGAAGGTCGCAGGCAGAAGGTTTCGCGCGGGTGTCCGTCAGGGTTTCGCACACCCCCGCAGACCATGGTTCAGAGTGTAGGGACCGGCGTGCGGACTCCGGCGAGTCGGAACTCCGTCTTAACGATAACGCGGCGCAAGAACTCAGCCGAGTCAAAGCCCCGCAGGCGACCGGGCCCTGCGGGGGTCATTCGTTAGCGCGCGTCGCGCCCTGGACCAATCAACTGCGTGGCTGCCCCCAGATACGCCAGCATCGCCGCGCCGGTCTTGATGCCCTTGAAGAAGCGCTCGACCTCGATGTTCTCGTTGGGCGCGTGGTTCGACTCGTCGGCGTTGGCGTACGGCACCGTGATCGCCGGGACGCCGAGAATCTTGGTCCACACATAGTCCGGCAGGCTGCCGCCCAGTGCGGGCACCAGCAACGGCTCCTCGCCCTGCGCTGCGGTGATCGCCTGACGCACCGGCGCGATGAACGGCGCATCGAGCGCCACCTTCGATGGCTCCATCGAGCCTTGCCGCACGACCGCGACGCCCGGCGCGTGCTTGCGCACGTGCGCCTCCACCTTCGCGAACGTGTCCTCCGCCGTCATCGCCTCGACGAGCCGGATGTCGCACTTGGCAAACGCCTCGTGCGGCAGGACCGTCTTCGAGCCGGGGCCGCCGTAGCCGCCATGCAGGCCGTTGATAGTGAACGTCGGCCAGGCTGACAGGCGCTCGAAGTACCCGCGCTCCGTCGGCGCATCGAACGCGGCCAAGCCCAATGACTGCTTGAGGCCCGCCTCGTCCAATGGCATGCGCGCCAGCGCCTCGCGCTCCAGCGCGGTCTGCGGCAAGACCGCGTCGTAGAAGCCGTCGATCGTGACCTCGCCGCGCTCGTTCTTCATCGTCGCCAGCAGGTGCACCAGCGTCCAGAGCGGGTTCGGCGCGACGCCGCCGAAGTTGCCGGAGTGCAGGTCGCGGTTGGCGCCCCGGGAGCGCAACTCAAATGAGATGATGCCGCGCACCCCGCAGACGATCTGCGCGCGGCCGCTCTCGTGCACCGGGCCGTCGCTTGTAATGACCAGATCGGCGGCGAGCATCTCGCGATGCGCGCGCACGAAGTCGGCCATGCGCGGGCTGCCGATCTCCTCTTCGCCTTCCAGCACGACCTTGACATTGCACGGCAGCGCGCCGTCCACCGCCAGCAGCGATTCCAGTGCGAGTACCTGCGCGAAGTGCTGCCCCTTGTTGTCGCCCGCGCCGCGCGCGTACAAACGGCCATCGCGCACCGTGGGCTCGAACGGCGGCGAGACCCACTGGTCGAGCGGGTCGGGCGGCTGCACGTCATAGTGGCCGTAGAGCAAGACGGTCGGCGCGCCCGGCACAATCCGGCGCTCCGCAAACACGACCGGCCAGCCGGCCGTCGGGATGATCTGCGTGTCGAGGCCGATCCCGCGCAGGATCGCGGCGATATAGTCGGCGACCTCGGCGATGCCGAGGCCGTGCGCACTGATGCTCGGGCGGCGCAGGTAGTCGATCAGGCGAGCGAGGAACGCGTCGCGCTGTGCGTCCACGTGCGCGAACACACGCGACAAGCTTGAAACGGGCATCGGAGCCTCCAGTCAGGAAGTGTTCGCGCTCGATTATAGTACCATTTCCACCGGATGATGCGTCAATGCACGATCCCCTGAACATGACGATGGGTTCCGGGGATCATCTCATACTGTTCCCTGATCCCCGCCCCCTGATCCCTGATCCCCGTTTCCAATCTCCCCCGGCATCGGGTAAAATGCGCCCACAACAGGAGGCGGCCATGTACGATCTCGTGATTCGCAATGCCACTCTGGTCGATCCGGCGCAGAGGCTGCACGCGCGCAAAGACGTCGCCTTTGCGGGCGGCCGCGTGGCAGCCGTCGCCGACGCCATCGGCGAGCGCGGCGCGGAGGACATCGACGGCGCGGGGCAGGTTCTCTCGCCCGGCTGGGTTGACCTGCACGTGCACATCTTCGACGGCGTCTCGCACTACGGCGTGCCGGTCGATCCGAACTGCGTCGCCAAGGGCGTGACGACCGTCGTCGACGCCGGCTCGGCGGGCGCCGATACCTTCCCCGGTTTCCGCAAGTACGTCATCGACGTCAGCGCCACGCGCATCTTCGCCCAGCTTAACATCTCCTCGATGGGCATGATCTCGCAGGAGATCGGCGAACTGCACGACTTACGCTGGGCCGACATCGAAAAGGCGCTCGCCACGATCGAGGCGAATCGCGACGCAATTCTTGGCGTCAAAGTGCGTCTGGAGCGCTGGCTGGCCTGCAGCGAGGCCAGCGGGCTCAAGCCGCTGCATCTGGCGCGCGAGGCCGCCGACGCCGCCGGGCTGCCGATTATGGTGCACGCGCAGAGCGCCTGGGCCGAGTCGATCGACGAGGTACTGGCGGTGATGAAGGATCGCGACATCGTGACGCACTGCTTCCACGGCAAGCCGATCTGCGGCATCCTGGACGCCGGCGGGCACGTGCGCGAGTCGGTGCTGAAGGCCGCCGAGCGCGGCGTGGTCTTCGACGTCGGGCACGGGCGCGGCAGCTTCGACTGGCGCGTGGTCGAACGCGCGCTGGCGCAGGGCTTCCAGCCGAAGACGATCTCCAGCGACCTGCACCGCCACAACATCGACGGCCCGGTGCACGACCTGGCGACCACGGCATCCAAGTTCCTTCACCTCGGTCTGCCGCTCGACGAGGTGATCGCGCGCATCACGTCCACCCCGGCCCGCGTGATTCGGCAGAACGACATCGGCACGCTGCGGCCGGGCGCGTGGGGCGACGCGACGCTGTTCACGCTTGAGGAAGGCGCGTTCCAGTTCCGCGACTCGCGCGGCGAGGCGCGCACCGCGTCGCAGCGGCTGGCCGTGCAGCGCACGATCCGCGCCGGCCGCGAGTATCACGCCGCCGGGCACACGCACACATGAACGAAGCGACCCTGACCGCCGCCGGCGACTGGCTGGCCACGCACGGCCTGCGCATCGTGCTGATCGTCGCGGGCGCATGGC is part of the Chloroflexota bacterium genome and encodes:
- a CDS encoding ATP-binding protein, with protein sequence MYLPPTYGAVRKLHCVHPCPCGWYGDPSGRYACAPSTITRYQNRISGPVLDRIDIHVNVPRVEYEKLSAVRLGEPSAAIRARVETARGIQQRRFAGTRLTCNADMGPAEVRQSCELDEPGRALLQTAAQRMQLSART
- a CDS encoding AMP-binding protein, giving the protein MGNADNYVQARDFLIAHREDYATAYREFRWPRMEQFNWALDFFDAQAHNNAAPALWVVSESGEEVKRSFAEMSMRSNQVASFLRAQGVKRGDRVLIMLGNVVPMWEVTLAAIKLGAVISPATTLLTPADLQDRITRGGISHAIADPSGVDKLAPFSSLVSRVLVGGVAPGWASYADADRAPAEFTPDGPTRASDPFLLYFTSGTTAKPKIVLHTHETYPVGHLSTMYWIGLRPGDVHFNISSPGWAKHAWSSIFAPWIAGACIFVHNYARFDAKKVLNALVQYGVTTLCAPPTVWRMLILEDLTTYPVRLRELISAGEPLNPEVIEKVRAAWGITIRDGYGQTETTAQIGNTPGQPVKLGSMGRPLPGYRVALLDAEGREGDDGEISLRLNPPPLGLMAAYADSVERSAAVLGGDFYRTSDTASRDADGYFWYIGRSDDVFKSSDYRISPFELESVLIEHDAVAEAAVVPSPDPLRLSVPKAYVMLKPGVPPTRETALAILQFTRSRLAPYKRIRRIEFYDLPKTISGKIRRVQLRGVEIERNAAGTRGEREFRAEDFPELR
- a CDS encoding alpha-L-arabinofuranosidase yields the protein MAGALPCPGLGWAARPSDFIGAVRAMHAEALWIVNVNSTSQEAAAAVAFFNARITDTTPITVDLHGTDWYTAGHWAALRAAHGYPEPLSIRYWEFGNEVYGGKPGTGANGCQTWGWETSWTCDGGEYINGIGAGAARHEGYLEFRAAMRAVDPTVQLGVAGTTDPATYNNWGAKVIAAAGSVMDFYVVHPYAYDTPPANNASGWAQVLGKPQTHWSGIRAALQPAFSLYAGGRAAPLAATEYNIVSAAPYDTEQMMLRAGNALYTADSIGQMAQSDYDFGLQWDLANGTESNGTDYGLLRMDGGTTRTPAYYAFALWSRFGDTLLPVASSANAATDLSVYAGRVNSTTVTLLVINKTSTPLTATITISGVRSLLGGTASAVTGAGPGALAVAYNGVSNPASDLSDAPPTPFATGAGPTFTYLFAPTSVTLLTIRTGTLDRRLYLPTIRR
- a CDS encoding VOC family protein, with product MSIIQTQGVHHITMVGSNRQAIIGFYEGVLGMPLVFTQPNLDVAEEEHLYFDPGDGRLLTFFVRPARVNDPTPNPEGIGNLHHLAFIVSRVTYTQVVARLAERGIKNTGPVDRGFMDSIYFRDPNGQLLELACYKFDPPEGHTHADVLHEAHKLRVAAGAYAIADEHLAEAITQLTRRRFGSLSRE
- a CDS encoding HDOD domain-containing protein, which codes for MLELFIGRQPIFNRRLEVVAYELLYRSAEAARAGVVDGDQATARVLLNAFAELGLDTLVGGKKAYVNITRNFFNGTYPIPMPPAFVTLEVMEDTARDLVLYENLIALAGQGYQIALDDVIDIEQAAPLLSIADVVKIDIMGVERRQLPALVEDVRARRSRCKLLAEKVETHEELEFCTALGFDYFQGYFLCKPVILKGRRVDAARVVILQTLVRILDPRADFRTLAQIVSQDVSLSYKLLKLVNSAFYGFVQRITSIEGAIGLLGMNQLRGWLTLLLMSSIENKPHELTNLAMSRAKLCELIALTLHQPRTEPFFLVGLFSVLDALLDINMAEALDQLPLSDEVVAGLLRHEGNLGEVLQLTLAYERGDWDRLVQAKIEPDVLRQSYVQAIRWTSEIGRRPVS